Proteins from a single region of Candidatus Eisenbacteria bacterium:
- a CDS encoding AsmA family protein, whose translation MIRPVQSSESRGRVSRVLLMVLAIPVLLALIAWATVAMLFPPAKVRSMVQQQLEGVLARPATYRDARVGLWPPVRLTVIEPALAEPGGFRAGSALTLRALHLDLDVFALLSRKIVVRRVVLDGPRVHLVLNEDGSTNFDRLTKEQPAAGPDSKPMDIEVRELEIHDGQVLTDAVRARRRVMFGIATRSAISTEAQGSRFATSGRTTISGLAFGPITAAKLSDLDASLGKLEWKIDHRGKYDAKQNRLALEQLALAFGGTSIGVSGLVDQPGPESRVDLKAKASGVDLAQIMGFLSAADAAALHGIEAAGVLDFDLGIRGAMGPGHSPRIIGVLTVKEGRFRYPNAPARVESLSFTTRFAPDSLGIGDLRANVVGSGGATPLRARLAVTHFADPNVVFAVQGDVDLAAVTPMIAPRETQLGGRVALDVRGRGRANDPGSIALEGNAKLSNVSVAAPDLPNRIEAINGTIAFSPQRAKVSGLTGKGGKSSFMLDADVTRPLALLAKPGSAAPSGVTFSLVSPHLDLAELLPTSKGAPLVPNATGGGEVRIARLMNQKLDVRDVRAAVTLEPGVIAIPRFALDGYDGHVTGNARFDLTQPESPRFAVNAHIDSVEADAILSAWTPLRGLFKGRLGTTLDLSGAGATPEAIARTLSAAGLAAFLDGTFGPAPAIEAIAKQLKLDPGRLTRVRDLRLPFHIANGRVVTDKANMRTPFGIWIVSGGVGFDGSLDYVVSASFPRDLVPAPEASSLLGVGALTDAQGNLLADLRVTGTARAPRVSLDLAATGARVKGRISEALTQQSEKVQQELRDEAERRRRAAEDSLRAVAARARRLS comes from the coding sequence ATGATCCGACCCGTGCAGTCGTCCGAATCACGCGGCCGCGTGTCGCGCGTGCTGCTGATGGTGCTCGCGATTCCCGTGCTGCTGGCGCTGATCGCGTGGGCGACCGTCGCGATGCTGTTTCCGCCTGCGAAGGTGCGTTCGATGGTCCAGCAGCAGCTCGAAGGAGTGCTGGCGCGGCCGGCGACCTATCGTGACGCGCGCGTCGGGCTGTGGCCACCCGTGCGTCTCACCGTGATCGAGCCGGCGCTCGCCGAACCCGGCGGCTTTCGCGCGGGTTCCGCACTGACGCTCAGGGCGCTGCACCTCGACCTCGATGTGTTCGCGTTGCTGAGCCGCAAGATCGTGGTCCGGCGCGTGGTGCTCGACGGCCCGCGCGTCCACCTGGTGCTGAACGAAGACGGTTCGACGAACTTCGACCGACTCACGAAGGAGCAACCGGCGGCCGGGCCCGACTCCAAGCCCATGGACATCGAGGTGCGCGAACTCGAGATTCACGACGGGCAGGTGCTGACCGACGCGGTGCGCGCGCGGCGTCGCGTGATGTTCGGAATCGCGACTCGCTCGGCGATCTCGACCGAGGCCCAGGGCTCGCGCTTCGCCACCTCGGGGCGCACCACGATCTCGGGCCTCGCATTCGGCCCCATCACGGCCGCGAAGCTCTCGGATCTCGACGCCTCGCTCGGCAAACTCGAGTGGAAGATCGATCACCGCGGCAAGTACGACGCGAAGCAGAATCGCCTCGCACTCGAGCAGCTCGCGCTTGCGTTCGGCGGCACCTCGATCGGAGTGTCGGGCCTCGTCGATCAGCCCGGGCCTGAGTCGCGCGTCGACTTGAAGGCGAAGGCAAGCGGCGTGGATCTCGCACAGATCATGGGCTTCCTGAGCGCCGCGGATGCCGCTGCGCTGCACGGCATCGAGGCGGCCGGAGTACTCGACTTCGATCTCGGCATCCGTGGGGCGATGGGGCCCGGGCACAGTCCCCGGATCATCGGCGTGCTGACGGTCAAGGAGGGTCGCTTCCGGTATCCGAACGCCCCCGCGCGGGTGGAGTCGCTCTCGTTCACGACCCGCTTCGCGCCCGATTCGCTCGGGATCGGTGACCTGCGCGCGAACGTGGTCGGTTCCGGCGGTGCCACGCCGCTGCGCGCCCGGCTCGCGGTCACTCACTTCGCGGATCCGAACGTGGTATTCGCGGTGCAGGGCGATGTCGATCTGGCCGCGGTCACGCCGATGATCGCGCCGAGGGAGACCCAGCTCGGCGGGCGCGTGGCGCTCGACGTGAGGGGCCGCGGTCGCGCGAACGACCCGGGCTCGATCGCGCTCGAGGGCAACGCAAAGCTCTCGAACGTCAGCGTGGCCGCGCCCGATCTGCCGAATCGTATCGAGGCGATCAACGGCACGATCGCGTTCAGCCCCCAGCGCGCCAAGGTGAGCGGGCTGACCGGCAAGGGCGGCAAGTCGTCGTTCATGCTGGACGCCGATGTCACGCGGCCGCTCGCGCTGCTCGCAAAGCCGGGCTCGGCGGCACCGTCCGGTGTGACGTTCTCGCTCGTGTCGCCCCATCTCGACCTGGCGGAGCTGTTGCCGACTTCGAAGGGCGCCCCGCTGGTGCCGAACGCGACCGGCGGTGGCGAGGTGCGCATCGCGCGGCTCATGAATCAGAAACTCGACGTGCGAGACGTGCGGGCCGCGGTGACACTCGAGCCCGGCGTGATCGCGATCCCGCGCTTCGCGCTCGACGGCTACGATGGGCATGTCACCGGCAACGCACGATTCGATCTCACCCAGCCCGAGTCGCCCCGGTTTGCGGTCAACGCTCACATCGACAGCGTCGAGGCCGACGCGATCCTGTCGGCCTGGACGCCGCTGCGCGGGCTCTTCAAGGGTCGGCTCGGAACCACGCTCGATCTGTCGGGCGCCGGGGCGACGCCTGAAGCCATTGCGCGCACCCTTTCGGCGGCCGGTCTCGCGGCATTTCTCGACGGTACCTTCGGACCCGCGCCCGCGATCGAGGCGATCGCGAAGCAACTGAAGCTCGACCCCGGCCGGCTCACCCGGGTGCGAGACCTGCGACTGCCGTTCCATATCGCGAATGGCCGCGTCGTCACCGACAAGGCGAACATGCGCACCCCGTTCGGCATCTGGATCGTGAGCGGCGGCGTCGGATTCGACGGCTCGCTCGACTACGTGGTGAGCGCCTCGTTCCCGCGCGACCTGGTGCCCGCTCCGGAAGCGTCTTCGTTGCTGGGCGTGGGCGCGCTGACGGACGCGCAGGGCAACCTGCTCGCGG
- a CDS encoding OmpA family protein produces MRKQLLAALVVVAALGASTHATAEPLGRHFELTPFGGWTFFDGKISSVTGNPLTDDLYFGGRLGYQFHRLLGIEAAAGFTPTAEDFVGGADVDYFHASGNLVLTPWSNRYGGPFLFAGAGSAQTKVTGQDTESNMGIEYGGGLRFWMSDAIGVRFEARNISSEVDAIGGAKETLDNLVVGGGLTFALGGTPRDTDGDGVPDKRDACPDSPRGSKVDARGCPTDSDADGVFDGLDQCEGTPKGATVDANGCPSDADGDGVFDGLDTCAETPKGATVDAKGCPSDADSDKVFDGLDQCPNTPTGATVDDKGCPSDSDGDGVFDGLDQCEATPAGLRVDDKGCPIELVERETELLDTGTIRLQNVNFETAKSDILAESFPTLDAVAALMVKWPQLKIEIGGHTDGRGSATANQQLSLSRAKAVETYLLGKQPTLKDEQFTVKGYGESKPLAPNDGEVNWAKNRRVEFVVLNKDVLKKEVERRRLLEKPATPAAPADSTQKN; encoded by the coding sequence GTGCGCAAGCAGCTGCTCGCCGCCCTCGTCGTCGTCGCCGCACTCGGCGCCTCGACGCACGCCACGGCGGAACCTCTCGGTCGCCACTTCGAGCTGACCCCGTTCGGCGGCTGGACCTTCTTCGACGGCAAGATCAGCTCCGTCACGGGCAATCCGCTCACCGACGATCTCTACTTCGGCGGGCGGCTCGGCTACCAGTTCCACCGTCTGCTCGGCATCGAGGCGGCGGCAGGGTTCACGCCCACCGCCGAGGACTTCGTGGGCGGCGCCGACGTCGACTACTTCCACGCCTCGGGCAACCTCGTGCTCACGCCCTGGTCGAATCGCTACGGCGGACCCTTCCTGTTCGCGGGCGCCGGATCGGCGCAGACCAAGGTCACCGGACAGGACACCGAGAGCAACATGGGGATCGAGTACGGCGGCGGCCTGCGCTTCTGGATGAGCGACGCGATCGGAGTGCGATTCGAGGCTCGGAACATCTCGTCCGAAGTCGACGCGATCGGTGGCGCCAAGGAGACGCTCGACAACCTGGTGGTGGGTGGTGGCCTGACGTTCGCGCTCGGCGGCACTCCGCGTGATACCGATGGTGACGGTGTTCCCGACAAGCGAGACGCGTGTCCCGATTCGCCGCGCGGCTCCAAGGTCGATGCGAGAGGTTGCCCGACCGACAGCGACGCAGACGGCGTGTTCGACGGCCTCGATCAGTGCGAAGGCACTCCGAAGGGCGCAACGGTGGATGCGAACGGTTGCCCGAGCGACGCAGACGGCGACGGCGTGTTCGACGGGCTCGATACCTGCGCCGAGACGCCCAAGGGCGCCACCGTCGACGCCAAGGGCTGTCCGAGCGATGCCGATTCCGACAAGGTGTTCGACGGCCTCGACCAGTGCCCCAACACGCCGACCGGAGCGACGGTCGACGACAAGGGCTGCCCGAGCGACTCGGACGGCGACGGCGTGTTCGACGGCCTCGATCAGTGCGAGGCGACCCCTGCCGGCCTGCGAGTCGACGACAAGGGCTGCCCGATCGAGCTGGTGGAGCGCGAAACCGAGCTGCTCGATACCGGCACGATCCGGCTGCAGAACGTGAACTTCGAGACCGCCAAGAGCGACATCCTGGCGGAGAGCTTCCCGACCCTCGATGCGGTGGCGGCACTGATGGTCAAGTGGCCGCAGCTGAAGATCGAGATCGGCGGTCACACCGACGGACGCGGCTCGGCAACGGCGAACCAGCAGCTGTCGCTGTCGCGGGCCAAGGCGGTGGAGACCTACCTGCTGGGCAAGCAGCCGACGCTCAAGGACGAGCAGTTCACGGTCAAGGGCTACGGCGAGTCGAAGCCGCTGGCACCGAACGATGGCGAAGTGAACTGGGCCAAGAACCGGCGGGTCGAGTTCGTGGTGCTGAACAAGGACGTGCTGAAGAAGGAAGTGGAGCGGCGCCGGTTGCTGGAGAAGCCGGCCACGCCAGCCGCTCCCGCCGACAGCACTCAGAAGAACTAG
- a CDS encoding bifunctional 4-hydroxy-2-oxoglutarate aldolase/2-dehydro-3-deoxy-phosphogluconate aldolase, translating into MLTSAAVFAKLEEHKLLAVIRAPSAAAALGAAQAVIEGGLPIVEITYSVPGAPSVMAELSGREDLIVGAGTVLTVTQAEDAIAAGASFIVAPNLSLEVARVALEAGVLYCPGAYTTSEIIAARDAGAHLIKVYPVGIAGGPDYIKVIRDPLPDIPMLAAGGTNLDNVPRFLAVGCVACGLGAALADPALAGAGEFDEITRRASAFVARVRAAALAAG; encoded by the coding sequence ATGCTCACTTCCGCCGCAGTGTTCGCGAAGCTCGAGGAACACAAACTCCTCGCCGTGATCCGAGCCCCTTCGGCGGCGGCCGCACTCGGCGCCGCGCAAGCGGTGATCGAGGGTGGCTTGCCGATCGTCGAGATCACCTATTCGGTCCCCGGGGCACCGAGCGTGATGGCCGAACTCTCGGGCCGCGAAGACTTGATCGTCGGCGCCGGCACGGTGCTCACGGTCACTCAGGCCGAAGACGCGATCGCCGCCGGGGCAAGCTTCATCGTGGCGCCGAACCTGTCGCTCGAGGTCGCGCGCGTGGCGCTCGAGGCCGGAGTGCTCTATTGCCCGGGGGCCTACACCACTTCCGAGATCATCGCCGCGCGCGACGCCGGCGCGCACCTGATCAAGGTGTATCCGGTCGGCATCGCCGGTGGGCCCGACTACATCAAGGTGATTCGCGACCCACTGCCCGACATTCCGATGCTCGCTGCCGGCGGCACGAATCTCGACAACGTGCCGCGCTTCCTCGCCGTCGGGTGCGTGGCGTGCGGTCTGGGTGCGGCGCTCGCGGATCCGGCGCTCGCGGGAGCCGGCGAGTTCGACGAGATCACGCGCCGCGCGAGCGCATTCGTCGCGCGCGTCCGCGCCGCCGCGCTCGCTGCGGGATGA